Proteins from one Pyrococcus kukulkanii genomic window:
- a CDS encoding nicotinamide-nucleotide adenylyltransferase, with translation MRGLFVGRFQPVHNGHIKALEFVFSQVDEVIIGIGSAQASHTLKNPFTTGERMEMLIRALDEAGFKKRYYLIPLPDINFNSIWVPYVEAMVPKFEVVFTGNSLVAELFRERGYKVIVQPMFRKDILSATEIRRRMIEGEPWEDLVPKSVAEYIKEIRGVERIRMLATNLESSEKEL, from the coding sequence ATGAGGGGTCTCTTCGTTGGAAGGTTTCAACCCGTCCACAATGGCCACATAAAAGCTTTAGAATTCGTCTTCTCTCAGGTGGATGAAGTGATAATTGGGATAGGAAGTGCCCAGGCAAGCCACACCCTTAAGAACCCCTTTACGACGGGAGAGAGAATGGAGATGCTCATAAGGGCCTTGGATGAGGCGGGCTTCAAGAAGAGGTACTACCTAATTCCCCTCCCAGACATAAACTTCAACTCCATATGGGTTCCGTACGTTGAAGCCATGGTTCCAAAGTTTGAGGTTGTATTCACGGGAAATTCACTAGTTGCCGAGCTTTTCAGGGAGAGAGGGTATAAGGTTATAGTTCAGCCAATGTTCAGAAAGGACATACTCTCCGCAACCGAGATAAGGAGGAGGATGATCGAGGGAGAGCCCTGGGAAGATCTCGTTCCCAAGAGCGTGGCCGAGTACATAAAGGAGATTAGGGGGGTTGAGAGAATTAGGATGCTCGCGACTAACTTGGAATCCTCGGAGAAAGAGCTCTAG
- a CDS encoding SAM hydrolase/SAM-dependent halogenase family protein — MITITTDFGLRNPYVGEMKVAMLRINPEAKIVDITHSITRHSIVEGSFVIEQVVKYAPPGTIHVGVIDPGVGTERRAVVIEGEQWLVVPDNGLATLPMKHIKPKKAWEIDFERIRKFTGWKISSTFHGRDIFGPAAALIDKGIGPEEFAKEIPLDSLLTLNLKPEVNDNVYTLTVIYVDDFGNVILNLENYERPKEVELVDFGLKIPYLDTYAQAEKGELLALPGSHDYLEIAVNQGSAAEVLNLKVGDKVRVKLWR, encoded by the coding sequence ATGATAACCATAACAACGGACTTCGGCCTGAGAAACCCCTATGTAGGTGAAATGAAGGTTGCAATGCTGAGGATAAATCCAGAGGCAAAAATAGTCGATATCACGCATTCCATAACTAGGCACTCAATAGTTGAGGGCTCGTTTGTGATTGAGCAGGTTGTTAAGTACGCACCCCCAGGAACTATTCATGTTGGAGTTATAGATCCTGGGGTTGGAACCGAGAGGAGGGCAGTGGTAATAGAAGGAGAACAGTGGTTGGTAGTTCCCGACAATGGTTTGGCAACGCTACCAATGAAACATATAAAACCGAAGAAGGCCTGGGAGATTGATTTTGAAAGGATAAGGAAGTTTACCGGGTGGAAGATTAGCTCCACATTCCATGGTAGGGACATTTTTGGTCCAGCTGCTGCTTTGATCGATAAAGGTATCGGGCCGGAGGAATTTGCAAAAGAAATTCCTCTAGACAGCCTCCTAACTTTGAATCTAAAGCCGGAAGTTAATGATAATGTGTACACGCTTACCGTAATATACGTGGACGACTTCGGGAATGTAATACTCAACCTTGAAAATTATGAGAGGCCCAAGGAAGTCGAGCTCGTAGATTTTGGGTTGAAAATACCCTACCTGGACACCTACGCTCAAGCGGAAAAAGGAGAGCTCTTAGCACTTCCTGGGAGCCATGACTACCTGGAGATAGCCGTTAACCAAGGATCGGCCGCTGAGGTCCTGAACCTAAAGGTTGGAGATAAGGTTAGAGTTAAGCTATGGAGGTGA
- a CDS encoding transglutaminase domain-containing protein, with protein MKHLKLIVVILISLSFGCLIKPPAEVKFELDTNVIGPGDIFHLIVTINNTGKVGILAANLQIEGDDFILVGSPKLTSPLKVGESTKLIWTIKGPAIPGTYTLKVYLDIVDELHRTWRGNIYETRIKVVNKTDKNSKVNIRILAPNQTYGGKIITIPIAVTNNLQSDIRVINLEVNAGGLKIIEAPKGSVTVPPNSTYTFLLKVKTPPEFERARIFVILEYGSQMGIGKKVSEKEITVLWQPWMLSEEEIREAYGNISEWVFMDSIVDRYWENVYGSTSIINRQALRESIMPIINGSKSDIEAAKAIFNYIFTHFTFEDKGVSILNPQVLQNSTTLSPIEANLLMVAYLRSINVPARVISVYNGVDCTEFPFVEAYISGKWYVIDFKHMFFGTREEFISSRWFPTIYQEIGIFNNKLVAIEPGGDPHNHEQLTQLYLGITKKSLLNALYNRLDKRTYMKVKELLALLDSENERIFALFLFTSGSPDEVENLLNTVSVEKLSGTIKAFYEFYYDIKWEEDFRVYWEKLLMTYR; from the coding sequence ATGAAACATTTAAAGCTTATCGTGGTAATATTGATATCACTATCATTTGGATGTCTGATAAAGCCCCCTGCTGAGGTTAAGTTTGAGCTTGATACGAACGTTATAGGCCCAGGGGACATTTTCCATTTAATAGTAACGATTAATAATACAGGGAAGGTTGGCATTCTGGCAGCGAACCTTCAGATAGAGGGTGATGATTTCATACTAGTGGGATCCCCCAAACTTACTTCCCCCCTTAAAGTCGGAGAGTCAACTAAGTTGATATGGACTATTAAGGGACCGGCAATCCCGGGAACTTACACGCTCAAAGTGTACTTAGATATAGTGGATGAACTTCACAGAACTTGGAGGGGAAACATATACGAGACGAGGATAAAAGTCGTGAATAAGACGGATAAGAATTCTAAGGTCAATATAAGGATCCTAGCTCCAAATCAGACGTACGGGGGTAAGATAATAACAATTCCAATTGCCGTCACCAATAACCTTCAGTCCGACATTAGGGTGATTAACTTGGAGGTGAACGCAGGGGGTCTGAAGATAATTGAGGCTCCAAAAGGATCAGTCACAGTGCCCCCAAATTCCACATACACATTTTTACTTAAGGTTAAGACTCCCCCAGAATTTGAAAGGGCGAGAATATTTGTTATCCTTGAGTACGGTTCTCAAATGGGGATAGGAAAGAAGGTTTCAGAAAAAGAGATTACCGTTCTATGGCAACCCTGGATGTTATCTGAGGAAGAAATAAGGGAGGCGTACGGGAATATATCGGAATGGGTATTTATGGACTCGATCGTGGACAGGTACTGGGAGAACGTTTATGGATCAACATCAATAATTAACAGGCAAGCACTCAGGGAAAGTATAATGCCCATAATAAATGGTTCAAAGTCCGATATAGAGGCAGCAAAAGCAATCTTTAATTATATTTTCACGCACTTCACGTTCGAAGACAAGGGGGTTTCGATCCTTAACCCCCAGGTACTCCAAAATTCGACAACTCTATCGCCCATAGAGGCGAACCTCCTAATGGTGGCCTACCTAAGATCAATCAACGTGCCGGCAAGGGTAATTAGCGTGTACAATGGCGTAGATTGTACGGAATTCCCGTTTGTTGAAGCCTATATCTCCGGAAAATGGTACGTTATAGACTTCAAGCACATGTTCTTTGGGACGAGAGAGGAATTCATTTCAAGCAGGTGGTTCCCGACAATTTATCAAGAAATAGGGATATTCAACAACAAACTTGTTGCGATAGAACCTGGAGGAGATCCCCATAACCACGAACAACTGACACAGCTATACCTAGGCATAACCAAGAAAAGCCTGCTAAATGCCCTCTACAACAGGTTAGACAAGAGGACTTATATGAAGGTAAAGGAGCTATTGGCACTCCTCGACTCTGAAAATGAAAGAATATTCGCACTATTCTTATTTACCTCTGGGAGCCCAGATGAGGTTGAGAATCTATTAAACACCGTTAGCGTAGAAAAACTCAGTGGAACGATTAAGGCATTTTATGAGTTCTACTATGACATAAAATGGGAGGAAGACTTTAGAGTTTACTGGGAGAAACTCCTTATGACGTACAGGTGA
- a CDS encoding tRNA (cytidine(56)-2'-O)-methyltransferase has translation MIVVLRLGHRPERDKRITTHVALTARAFGADGVVIISEEKDEKVKESVEDVVRRWGGPFFIEFDRSWKKRMKEFNGIKVHLTMYGLHIDDVIDELKEKLREGHDFMIIVGAEKVPREVYELADYNVAIGNQPHSEVAALAVFLDRLLEGKGLRKEFKNAKLKIIPQARGKKVVEVKEDAEQAKTSNKKVLREDSKSNG, from the coding sequence ATGATAGTGGTTCTGAGGCTTGGCCATAGGCCGGAGAGGGACAAAAGGATAACGACCCACGTAGCTCTAACTGCTAGGGCTTTTGGGGCCGATGGGGTAGTTATAATAAGTGAGGAAAAAGATGAAAAGGTAAAGGAGAGTGTTGAGGACGTAGTCAGGAGATGGGGAGGTCCCTTCTTTATAGAGTTCGATAGGAGTTGGAAGAAGAGAATGAAGGAGTTTAATGGCATTAAGGTTCACCTAACGATGTACGGACTGCACATAGATGACGTCATCGACGAACTGAAAGAGAAGTTGAGGGAAGGTCATGATTTCATGATAATAGTAGGAGCCGAGAAAGTTCCCAGGGAGGTTTACGAGCTAGCAGACTACAATGTGGCCATAGGAAATCAGCCCCACAGTGAAGTTGCAGCTTTGGCAGTCTTCCTTGACAGATTACTAGAGGGCAAGGGGCTCAGAAAGGAATTTAAAAACGCAAAGCTGAAGATAATCCCACAGGCAAGGGGCAAGAAGGTAGTGGAGGTTAAAGAAGATGCTGAGCAGGCTAAGACCAGTAACAAGAAAGTACTTAGAGAAGATAGCAAGTCCAATGGCTAA
- the pgsA gene encoding archaetidylinositol phosphate synthase, protein MLSRLRPVTRKYLEKIASPMAKVGITPNQLTIVGLLITLLSAYEFYLGNQIIAGIILIFGSFVDALDGSLARLTGRVTRFGGFLDSTLDRLSDSAVLFGIALGELVDWRVAFLALIGSYMVSYTRCRAELAGSGTLAVGIAERGERLIIIIVTALLNAVWVGVYLVAILAWITFIQRIIEAKKRLE, encoded by the coding sequence ATGCTGAGCAGGCTAAGACCAGTAACAAGAAAGTACTTAGAGAAGATAGCAAGTCCAATGGCTAAAGTCGGGATAACTCCAAATCAGCTGACCATCGTTGGCCTTTTAATAACCCTCTTATCTGCCTATGAGTTTTACCTTGGCAACCAGATTATCGCCGGGATAATACTAATATTCGGCTCGTTTGTAGATGCCCTCGACGGTTCCCTTGCAAGGCTTACCGGGAGAGTTACGAGGTTTGGAGGTTTCCTCGATTCAACCCTAGACAGGCTAAGCGATTCTGCAGTCTTGTTCGGAATAGCCCTGGGAGAATTAGTAGATTGGAGGGTAGCTTTTTTGGCCCTTATTGGATCTTACATGGTCAGCTATACTAGATGTAGAGCAGAGCTCGCCGGCTCTGGAACCTTGGCCGTGGGAATAGCGGAGAGGGGGGAAAGGTTGATAATCATAATAGTAACAGCGCTACTGAACGCTGTATGGGTGGGGGTATACTTAGTTGCAATACTCGCATGGATAACGTTTATACAGAGGATAATTGAAGCAAAGAAAAGGTTGGAATGA
- a CDS encoding TIGR02253 family HAD-type hydrolase, which produces MIKAVFFDFVGTLLSNEAEAETHLKIMEEVVKGTNIDPKELLGKYERLTREAFSSYAGKPFKPIRVIEEEIMERLSQEYGIKFPENFWDIHLKMHQTYGRLYPEVVDVLKELRSKGYHVGLITDSDNDYLKAHLEALGILNLFDSITTSEEAGFFKPHPRVFEVALKKAGVRGEEAIYVGDNPVKDCGGARQLDMLSVLVDRTGEKRELWKECEFVVSDLREVIKIVEEFSGQ; this is translated from the coding sequence ATGATCAAGGCGGTATTTTTTGACTTCGTTGGGACTTTACTCAGCAATGAGGCTGAAGCTGAGACTCACCTTAAAATAATGGAAGAGGTCGTAAAGGGAACCAATATAGATCCAAAGGAGCTTCTCGGAAAGTATGAAAGGCTAACGAGGGAGGCCTTCTCAAGCTATGCAGGAAAGCCGTTCAAGCCAATAAGAGTAATAGAAGAGGAGATCATGGAGAGGCTTTCCCAGGAATATGGAATAAAGTTCCCTGAGAACTTCTGGGATATCCATTTAAAGATGCACCAAACTTATGGAAGGCTTTACCCAGAAGTGGTTGATGTCCTTAAGGAATTAAGGAGTAAGGGCTACCATGTTGGCTTGATAACGGATTCTGACAATGACTACCTTAAGGCCCACCTCGAAGCCTTGGGAATTCTTAACCTGTTTGATTCGATAACGACGAGCGAGGAAGCAGGCTTCTTTAAGCCCCATCCCAGGGTCTTTGAAGTTGCATTAAAGAAAGCTGGAGTCAGGGGAGAAGAAGCCATATACGTCGGAGATAATCCAGTTAAGGACTGTGGAGGGGCTAGGCAGTTGGATATGCTCTCAGTTCTAGTAGATAGGACGGGAGAAAAGAGGGAGCTTTGGAAGGAGTGTGAGTTCGTAGTTTCCGATCTAAGGGAAGTAATAAAAATAGTAGAAGAATTTAGCGGTCAGTAA
- the gor gene encoding glyceraldehyde-3-phosphate:ferredoxin oxidoreductase, which produces MKFSVLKLDVGKKEVEFKEFEKEDVYGIIDYGIHVHNELKTYEVDPYDPRNVVIMGRGPFAGSALPGSHRLMFFFRSPLYGTLFPSAMGGAAYQFQHVGVDFVEIHGKAEKPVVVILKNDGENLSVDFYEMELEKVMEIWKDYKGEEGVYALTQYLLDNFAEQFKGMEFRIAVVGPAALNSNYGAIFSQALRNGKRMVGSEDWAARGGSGSVLLRAHNVVAIIFGGKKRKREFPGENIGDFKNAKGIVEGVHKKPYNEVITNATVKYRFNPKLNTGGTFGGNYPAEGDLVPILNWQMPYIPKEDRIKIHELIMKHYWEPFNEESIKPKNWTMCGEPCPVVCKKHRKGHHVEYEPYEANGPLSGSIALHASDISVHAVDAMGFDAIEFGGTAAWVLELVYRGLLKPEEVGISAKPEFSKDALIQNPVETSELNAKLVAELAHAVAFAKTEIAKIIGLGKRKASAILDEKFKDRLNYGESFKDYAVFTPLGEDGEINPTMYWAIGNYIPLPIQGRYWTFYEFGVFLEPEELASKIVSSALWEFWYDNIGWCRFHRRWLKPVLKALFMEAYGINVDMEEHAKKQLRKLIEYAKRAGYTPVFWDSMRVIDLVATGSKEFGNEKWAKKFEKDKIGTAREYLKKVLDAYSQILGVDWNI; this is translated from the coding sequence ATGAAGTTCTCAGTTCTGAAGCTTGATGTAGGGAAGAAGGAAGTGGAATTCAAGGAATTCGAGAAGGAAGATGTCTACGGTATAATCGACTACGGAATCCACGTTCACAACGAGCTCAAGACGTACGAAGTAGATCCCTATGATCCAAGGAACGTTGTAATAATGGGGAGAGGTCCCTTTGCCGGTTCAGCCCTCCCAGGATCTCATAGGTTGATGTTCTTCTTTAGATCACCCCTTTATGGAACTCTCTTTCCCTCGGCAATGGGTGGCGCGGCCTATCAGTTCCAGCACGTTGGTGTTGACTTCGTTGAAATTCACGGTAAGGCGGAGAAGCCCGTCGTTGTAATACTTAAGAACGATGGAGAAAACCTGAGCGTTGACTTCTATGAGATGGAGCTTGAGAAGGTCATGGAAATATGGAAGGACTACAAGGGCGAGGAGGGTGTTTATGCATTAACACAGTACCTCCTCGATAACTTCGCCGAGCAGTTTAAGGGGATGGAGTTCAGGATTGCCGTTGTAGGCCCTGCCGCCCTGAACAGCAACTATGGAGCAATATTCTCCCAAGCACTAAGGAATGGAAAGAGGATGGTTGGTAGCGAAGACTGGGCAGCGAGAGGAGGTTCAGGTAGCGTCCTTTTGAGGGCGCACAATGTTGTCGCAATAATCTTCGGTGGAAAGAAGAGGAAGAGGGAGTTCCCCGGGGAGAACATAGGTGACTTCAAGAATGCAAAGGGCATCGTTGAAGGAGTTCACAAGAAGCCCTACAATGAAGTCATAACAAATGCAACCGTCAAGTACAGGTTCAATCCTAAGCTCAACACCGGTGGTACCTTCGGCGGGAATTATCCGGCTGAGGGAGATCTAGTTCCGATCCTCAACTGGCAGATGCCCTACATCCCCAAGGAGGACAGGATAAAGATCCACGAGCTCATAATGAAGCACTACTGGGAGCCCTTCAACGAGGAATCAATAAAGCCCAAGAACTGGACGATGTGTGGGGAGCCCTGTCCTGTTGTCTGTAAGAAGCATAGAAAGGGCCATCATGTCGAGTACGAACCTTATGAAGCCAACGGACCTCTCAGCGGTAGCATTGCCCTACACGCTAGTGACATAAGCGTTCACGCTGTCGATGCTATGGGCTTTGATGCGATAGAGTTTGGAGGAACAGCCGCATGGGTTCTTGAGCTCGTCTATAGGGGATTGCTCAAGCCCGAGGAAGTTGGAATTAGCGCTAAGCCTGAATTCAGCAAAGATGCATTAATCCAGAACCCTGTGGAAACAAGTGAGCTTAATGCCAAGCTTGTCGCTGAGCTAGCTCATGCGGTTGCCTTCGCGAAGACTGAAATAGCTAAGATAATCGGTCTCGGCAAGAGGAAGGCGAGTGCAATTCTTGATGAGAAGTTCAAGGATAGGCTTAACTATGGCGAGTCATTCAAGGACTACGCCGTCTTTACGCCACTTGGAGAGGACGGAGAGATCAACCCAACGATGTACTGGGCAATTGGAAACTACATTCCATTACCAATACAGGGAAGGTACTGGACGTTCTATGAGTTTGGTGTCTTCCTAGAACCTGAGGAATTAGCAAGCAAGATCGTCTCCTCAGCCCTCTGGGAGTTCTGGTATGATAACATCGGCTGGTGTAGGTTCCACAGAAGGTGGCTGAAGCCTGTTCTTAAGGCCCTTTTCATGGAGGCTTATGGGATCAACGTTGATATGGAAGAGCACGCCAAGAAGCAGCTAAGGAAGCTAATAGAATACGCCAAGAGGGCTGGATACACTCCAGTCTTCTGGGATAGCATGAGGGTAATCGATCTGGTAGCTACCGGTAGCAAGGAGTTTGGTAACGAGAAGTGGGCCAAAAAGTTTGAGAAAGATAAGATAGGAACCGCTAGGGAGTACCTCAAGAAGGTTCTCGATGCGTACAGCCAGATACTTGGCGTTGATTGGAACATTTAA
- a CDS encoding glycosyltransferase produces the protein MKIELLLLSIVFIWDGYFFLRYILGLLRGYKTVKWSPTVSVVIPAYNEEENIERAIRAVLEQDYPVKEVIVVDDGSEDGTYEKAKSINDPRVKVVRVKHGGKVWALNQGIKLATGEVIVTTDADSFMAKDAVRRLLERFYSPDVLAVGGQIRVVIESFLTLVQDIEHLRIAMYRRARELEDLTLAPGPLSAYRRDALLKIDGIVNSQVEDYATTKTLKKLGKVVYAPKAKLFTRMPITLRELWEQRKRWFLGDLAHLEPKDYAMLFLGDFIALLDITLPIIFLTKGEYIFLLAFIVFEVFTMLLPIIFEGGKVIEALLFPIVLWFLALFYFTLHMYGYLAKLSTKTFKHFY, from the coding sequence TTGAAGATTGAGCTTCTCCTTCTCTCGATAGTTTTTATCTGGGATGGCTACTTCTTCCTCCGCTATATCTTGGGTCTACTTAGGGGTTACAAGACGGTGAAGTGGAGTCCTACAGTTTCCGTGGTAATCCCGGCCTATAATGAGGAGGAGAACATAGAGAGAGCTATAAGAGCAGTTCTTGAGCAGGACTATCCCGTCAAAGAAGTCATAGTTGTGGATGATGGGAGCGAGGATGGAACTTACGAGAAGGCTAAATCCATTAATGATCCCAGGGTTAAAGTCGTAAGGGTTAAGCATGGAGGAAAAGTCTGGGCCCTTAATCAGGGTATCAAGCTCGCAACTGGGGAGGTAATAGTTACTACCGACGCCGATTCCTTTATGGCGAAGGATGCCGTAAGGAGGTTGCTTGAAAGGTTTTATTCTCCAGATGTTTTAGCTGTCGGTGGCCAGATAAGGGTTGTCATTGAGTCCTTCCTTACTCTAGTTCAGGACATAGAGCACCTAAGGATCGCAATGTACAGGAGGGCGAGGGAGCTTGAGGATCTAACTTTGGCACCTGGGCCCCTTTCCGCTTACAGGAGGGATGCTTTGCTTAAGATAGATGGGATAGTAAATAGTCAGGTTGAGGACTACGCAACGACTAAGACTTTAAAGAAGCTTGGCAAGGTTGTCTACGCCCCGAAGGCGAAGCTTTTCACTCGAATGCCGATAACACTTCGTGAGCTGTGGGAACAAAGGAAGAGGTGGTTTCTCGGGGATCTAGCTCACCTAGAGCCTAAGGATTATGCAATGCTATTCCTGGGAGACTTCATTGCTCTTTTAGATATAACCCTCCCAATAATTTTTCTAACAAAAGGTGAATATATATTCTTGCTAGCTTTTATAGTATTTGAAGTCTTTACAATGCTTCTTCCAATTATATTTGAGGGTGGAAAAGTCATTGAAGCTCTTCTTTTCCCGATAGTGCTTTGGTTCTTGGCCCTCTTCTATTTTACGTTGCACATGTATGGCTATTTGGCAAAGTTGAGCACAAAAACTTTTAAACACTTTTATTGA